Proteins from a single region of Fusobacterium gonidiaformans ATCC 25563:
- a CDS encoding sugar ABC transporter ATP-binding protein: MNDILLKAENLSKSFGENVVLKDINFTIKPGEIVGLVGENGAGKSTLMKIIFGMEVIQATGGYGGRLEFEGKEVRFSSPFEALEAGIGMVHQEFSLIPGFEAAENIVLNRESTKKGISEYLFGNRIRKMNEVENLERAKNAIEQLGVEQLQAEAQISEMPVAHKQFTEIAREIEREKTKLLVLDEPTAVLTEEEAKVLISTMKKLSEKGIAIIFITHRLQEILDVSDKVIVLRDGVLINTVETKDTNVNQITEWMIGRKISSSEEIIHEMNEKLENILEMKDLWVDMPGEMVKKLSLNIKKGEILGLGGMAGQGKIGIANGVMGLYDAGGEILYKGETLSLNAPKEALSKGIFFVSEDRKGVGLLLEESIEKNIAYPAIQIKQQFLKKKFGLFQLLDEKAVTENAKKYIEKLEIRCTSSKQFVKELSGGNQQKVCLAKAFTMNPELLFVSEPTRGIDIGAKQLVLETLKEYNQEKGTTIIITSSEIEELRSICDRIAVINEGKVAGILSPKADILEFGKLMVGAKEGGEEQC; this comes from the coding sequence TGGAGAGAATGTTGTTTTAAAAGATATCAATTTTACAATAAAGCCTGGAGAAATTGTTGGATTGGTTGGAGAAAATGGAGCCGGAAAATCGACTCTTATGAAAATTATTTTTGGAATGGAAGTCATTCAAGCAACAGGAGGTTACGGTGGAAGATTGGAATTTGAAGGAAAAGAAGTTCGATTTTCTAGTCCCTTCGAAGCTTTAGAAGCAGGAATTGGAATGGTTCACCAAGAATTTTCCTTGATCCCAGGTTTTGAGGCAGCAGAAAATATTGTATTAAATCGTGAATCGACAAAAAAGGGAATTTCAGAATATTTATTTGGAAACCGTATTCGAAAAATGAATGAAGTCGAAAATTTAGAGAGAGCTAAAAATGCGATTGAACAATTAGGAGTAGAGCAGTTGCAAGCGGAAGCTCAAATTTCTGAAATGCCGGTAGCACACAAGCAGTTTACTGAAATTGCTAGAGAAATTGAACGAGAAAAAACAAAACTTTTGGTTTTGGATGAACCGACAGCAGTGCTAACAGAGGAAGAAGCGAAAGTCTTGATTTCTACCATGAAAAAATTATCAGAAAAAGGGATTGCAATTATTTTTATCACCCACAGATTGCAAGAGATTTTAGATGTATCGGATAAGGTCATTGTATTGCGAGATGGAGTGCTAATCAATACGGTAGAAACCAAAGACACCAATGTCAATCAAATTACTGAGTGGATGATAGGGCGGAAAATTTCCAGCTCAGAAGAAATTATTCACGAAATGAATGAGAAACTTGAAAATATTCTTGAAATGAAAGATTTATGGGTAGATATGCCGGGAGAAATGGTAAAAAAATTAAGTTTGAATATTAAAAAAGGAGAAATTTTAGGGCTAGGAGGAATGGCAGGACAAGGTAAGATAGGAATTGCAAATGGAGTCATGGGGCTTTATGATGCAGGTGGAGAAATCCTATATAAAGGGGAAACTTTGAGCTTGAATGCTCCAAAAGAAGCACTGTCAAAAGGAATCTTTTTTGTGTCAGAAGATAGAAAAGGCGTTGGACTTTTGTTAGAAGAATCGATTGAAAAGAATATTGCTTATCCGGCTATACAAATTAAGCAACAATTTTTGAAAAAGAAATTTGGATTATTCCAACTCTTAGATGAAAAAGCGGTTACAGAAAATGCAAAAAAATATATTGAAAAGTTAGAAATCAGATGTACCAGCTCGAAGCAATTTGTGAAAGAATTAAGTGGGGGAAATCAGCAAAAAGTCTGCTTGGCAAAGGCATTTACGATGAATCCGGAGCTTCTCTTTGTATCTGAACCAACTCGAGGAATTGACATTGGTGCAAAACAACTGGTGTTGGAAACTTTAAAAGAATATAATCAAGAAAAGGGAACGACTATCATTATTACTTCTTCTGAAATAGAGGAGTTGCGTAGTATTTGTGATAGGATTGCGGTTATCAACGAAGGAAAGGTAGCTGGAATTTTATCTCCAAAAGCAGATATTCTAGAATTTGGAAAATTAATGGTAGGAGCAAAAGAAGGAGGGGAGGAACAATGCTAA